The following proteins are co-located in the Triticum aestivum cultivar Chinese Spring chromosome 1A, IWGSC CS RefSeq v2.1, whole genome shotgun sequence genome:
- the LOC123130426 gene encoding uncharacterized protein: MGPARDWSGLPEDLLLVAMAAMEVPDVLRSGAVCCSWRSASATFRRLRLPSTALNQPPCLLYACDAYGADDATALYSPSANATFRLPSSLRGVVGSAHGWLFTTDEAANPYLLNPLTGARAALPPITTLEGVKIHSNPDDDGGVLYDVDRGMRSFPKVKQANARTAKDWVYGRVAISAAGASPGCIVLLAHTPCGSLSFARPGDESWTSLPEPYSTTEVAIAVYNERDGLFYTLCEGGVVCTFDLSNPSSPAVRRIAYGAKMHSSGSAARHSHYLLFTPGNAILVVTRRFARALDTPRGGGVATTDLWIHKVRGRDWTGLGDNALILGRNSPLCLPIKDYPMLRPNCAYLTDDLQQHYTPVRRRNLGIWDFETGSLQKLDDLRPLLPWLETPPPIWITPSFY; the protein is encoded by the coding sequence ATGGGGCCAGCACGGGACTGGTCCGGGCTGCCGGAGgacctcctcctcgtcgccatGGCCGCTATGGAAGTCCCCGACGTCCTCCGCTCGGGAGCCGTCTGCTGCTCCTGGCGCTCCGCGTCCGCCACGTtccgtcgtctccgtctcccctCCACGGCGCTGAACCAGCCTCCGTGCCTGCTATACGCGTGCGATGCCTACGGAGCAGACGACGCCACGGCGCTCTACTCCCCCTCTGCCAACGCCACCTTCCGCCTGCCATCCTCGCTCCGCGGCGTCGTCGGGTCGGCGCACGGGTGGCTCTTCACTACCGACGAGGCGGCCAACCCCTACCTCCTCAACCCTCTCACCGGCGCCCGGGCCGCGCTCCCGCCCATCACCACTCTCGAGGGCGTGAAGATCCACAGCAACCCGGACGACGATGGCGGTGTACTCTACGACGTTGACCGCGGGATGCGGAGCTTCCCGAAAGTGAAACAGGCCAATGCGCGGACCGCGAAGGACTGGGTGTACGGCCGGGTCGCCATCTCCGCGGCGGGCGCGTCGCCGGGGTGCATCGTCTTGCTCGCACACACGCCGTGCGGAAGTCTCTCCTTCGCGAGGCCCGGCGACGAGAGCTGGACCTCGCTGCCTGAACCATACTCGACCACGGAGGTCGCCATTGCTGTCTACAACGAGAGGGATGGCCTGTTTTACACGCTATGCGAGGGCGGCGTCGTGTGCACCTTCGACCTGAGCAACCCGTCGTCCCCGGCGGTGCGGCGCATAGCATACGGTGCGAAGATGCATTCGTCAGGCAGCGCTGCTAGGCACTCGCACTACCTCCTGTTCACGCCGGGCAACGCCATCCTGGTGGTGACGAGGCGCTTTGCCAGGGCACTGGACACTCCGCGTGGCGGCGGCGTTGCCACCACTGACCTCTGGATCCACAAGGTCCGCGGTCGGGACTGGACAGGCTTGGGTGACAATGCTCTCATCCTCGGCCGGAACTCGCCGCTGTGCCTCCCGATCAAGGACTATCCCATGTTGCGCCCAAACTGCGCCTATCTGACGGACGATCTTCAGCAGCACTACACGCCAGTCAGGCGGCGCAACCTCGGCATCTGGGACTTCGAGACCGGGAGCCTGCAGAAGCTTGACGATCTCAGGCCTCTCCTTCCTTGGCTGGAAACACCACCACCAATTTGGATTACGCCATCTTTTTACTAG